The stretch of DNA TTTGTTCAGGATTTAGTTGATAGAAAGCTCGAGGAGATAGTGAAAATTCATAATTGAGTACACCTTCTTGAATACTCTCTTCTCCCCATATAATCTCTGTCTTTTCACCATAAATCTCACTGGTTTTAGCTGTATTTGTATTAACAGCTACTGTCACAACCTCTGGAAAATCTTTAATTAAATCTTTTACCAGCAGGGTTAAATTAAGCTGGCGGTTTGTAACAACAATAATCTGAACCTGTCCAGTCTTTCTTGCTCGTCGGACCATTATAGTTCTAACACCTAGAACTTTTCTCTCATCCGTGATTGGAATCTGGTGATAAGTAAGCAATTCTGCTAGACGATTAGCAATCACTTGGGTTTCCTTGTCTTGTACCAGGCAGTCTTTCAACTCTACTAAATAGTGAGAGCTTTCTGCATACAGACCTGCCTTGACCTGATTTTTAAATTTTCGAGTCTGAAATTGTAACTTAGCACGATAGTACTTGGGTTCCTGCATACCAATCGTCGGGCGGATTTCATAGTTTTCATATCCTGCAGGAGCGAATTTTTTCAGCGCTTGGTGAAGTAAGTCCGTCTTGAACTCCAGCTGCTTATCATAATGCAGGTGCATGATTTGGCAACCACCACATTCATTATAGATAGTACAAGCTGGCACAACTCGGAATTTTGACTTCTTATTAACCTTTAGTAATTTTGCTTCAACAAAGTTGCGTTTAATAGAAGTAATCTGACAATAGATATCTTCACCTTTGAGTGCTCCAGGTACAAAGACTAATGTTTTTTGGTAAAAGCCGATTCCCTCACCATTAATTCCCATGCGCTTGATTTTTAATGGTATTTTTTGTTTCACTTTCAGATTCATACCCCTATCTTATCACATTTTGAGTTATAATAGAACTATGAAAATCACAAAACTTGAAAAGAAAAAAAGACTCTATCTGATGGAGCTTGATAATGGCGACAAATGCTACATTACTGAAGATACTATTGTTCGTTTTATGTTATCACGAGATAAGGTGATAAGCGAAGAAGAATTGAAAGAGATTCAGGACTTTGCCCAATTTTCTTACGGTAAGAATCTAGCCCTCTACCACCTATCCTTTAAAGCTCGCACTGAAAAAGAAGTCAGAGAATATCTGAAAAAATATGATATTGATGAAGACATAGTTTCTCAAGTAATTGCTAATCTTAAAGAGGAGAATTGGATTAATGATGGCCAGTACGCTTATGCTACCATCAATGCCAATCAACTTTCAGGAGACAAGGGACCTTATGTACTGACTCAGAAACTAGCACAAAGGGGGATTTCAAAATCTACTATAGAGGAGACCTTGAAAGAATTTGATTTTTCCGAAGTTGCTCAACGTATAGCTAATAAACTATTGAAAAAATATGAAGGAAAACTTCCAGCTCGTGCCTTGCAAGATAAGATTATCCAGAATCTGACCAATAAGGGTTTCTCATACTCTGATGCTAAAAGTGCCTTTGACGAATTGGATAGCCAAGTAGACGAAGAAACGACTCAGGAACTTATCTTCAAGGAACTTGACAAGCAATATGCCAAGTATGCTCAAAAGTATGAAGGATACGAACTTAAACAGCGTTTAACTCAAGTTTTAGCACGAAAAGGCTACGATTTTTCGGATATAGCAAGCGCTCTCAGAGAATATCTTTAATATTTTCATGTAAAAATCACAGATTTTAGGCAATTTTATGGTACAATAGTAAACGATAAACTTACAAATTGTAGAAAGTTGGTTAGTTATGAAGCTTCCAAAAGAAGGCGACTTTATTACAATTCAAAGTTATAAGCATGATGGCAGTCTCCACCGAACTTGGCGGGACACCATGGTACTAAAAACAACAGAAAACGCCATTATTGGTGTCAACGATCATACACTTGTTACCGAAAGTGATGGTCGTCGTTGGGTTACTCGAGAACCGGCTATTGTTTACTTTCACAAGAAATATTGGTTTAATATCATTGCCATGATTCGTGATAATGGAATTTCCTACTATTGCAATATGGCTAGCCCCTACTATCTGGATGAAGAAGCGCTGAAGTATATTGATTACGATTTGGATGTTAAAATTTTTACAGATGGGGAAAAACGTCTCTTGGACGTTGAGGAATATGAGCGTCATAAACGCAAAATGAATTATTCTGATGATTTGGACTATATTTTAAAAGAACATGTCAAAATTCTTGTTGATTGGATTAACAATGGACGTGGTCCTTTCTCAGAAGCCTATGTAAACATTTGGTACAAGCGCTATGTAGAACTAAAGAATCGGTAAAGTTGTCAAACTAGGGTGAAAGCCCTGGTTTTTTATTTGAAAAACCCAGCTTTTCAGCTGGGTTGGTCTCTATATATCTAATTTCGTAACAGTAAATTTAATGTGGGAATAGTCTTTTTCAACATCCTTATCCAGCAAGAAAGCTGTAGCATCTTTCTTAACCTGAACCAGGTCAATATTCTGAGCTTGGGCTGCATAGACGCATCCACAATAACATTGACGATATATATCATACTCTTCACACATCTCCACTGAACGTTTGTAGCCCTGATTTTTCTTGAAATCACTTGGAAGATAGTGGGTTGTATAAATTTTTTGCACATCGATTCCGATGCTGTTAATGGTTTGAGAATTCTTATGAGGACTAATGGTCAAGGCTGAGCCAAAATAATCAAAGCCCAGATCCATAGCCACTTGCGCTGTCTTATCCAGGCGGTAGTCAAAGCAAACCTTACAACGGTCGCCACCTTCTGGCTCTTCTTCCAGTCCTCTGACTAACTTACGGTATTCATTTGGTTCGTAGGGAGCTTCTAGGTACTGAACCGTATTTCCTGTTCGCTCATTGAAATCACTGACAAATTTTTGGGTGACGTAAGCCCGCTTGTGGTATTCTGCCTTGGGATGGATATTAGAATTGGCAAAATAGATTGTCACATCAGCATACTTTGTTAAATATTCTAGAGTATAGGTACTGCAAGGGGCACAGCAAACATGCATGAGAATGGTTGGACGTTGCTCATTTTTCTCCCATACTTGTACCATCTTCTGCATGACACGGTCATAATTAATCTTCTGATTGGGGTTCATCTTGCTCAGAATTTCTTCTACATCGATCATGTTCTTCTCCTTTTTCTAGTCTTATTTTATCATATAAGTTAGGAGAGCTCAAATCAATTTAGAAGTGAATATCATAAAAAGGAGGGGTAGGCATTCCCTCCTTTTGTGTTTTTTATAAGTTGTTTTCTATAGAAAGCTTACATCATGCCGCCCATCATGCTTGGATCGATTGCTGGAGCCGGAGCTGCTGGTTCTGGTTTATTAGCTACGACTGCTTCCGTAGTCAAAATTAAGCTGGCTACAGATGCTGCATTTTGTAGAGCTGAACGACTCACTTTAACTGGGTCGATAATCCCTTGATCAATCATGTTGACCCATTCACCAGTTGCTGCGTTGAAACCTGTACCAAGCTCGGCATTTTTCAAACGATCGATAACGATAGATCCTTCAAATCCTGCATTGTGCGCAATCTGACGAACAGGTTCTTCCAAAGCACGGAGAACAATATTACGGCCTGTCGCTTCATCTCCTGCCAACTCCAAATCAGCCACGGCTGGAATAACATTGACAAGGGCTGTTCCACCACCTGCAACGATACCTTCTTCAACAGCTGCACGAGTAGCGTTGAGGGCATCTTCAATGCGGAGTTTCATTTCTTTCAACTCAGTTTCAGTTGCAGCTCCGACCTTAATAACCGCTACACCACCTGACAATTTTGCCAAGCGTTCTTGCAATTTTTCACGGTCAAATTCAGAAGTTGTGGTTTCGATTTGAGACTTGATAACCGCAACACGGTGAGAAATCGCTTCAGGATTTCCAGCACCTTCTACGATAACAGTGCTATCTTTGTCCACAGTTACTCTAGCTGCTTGACCAAGAGCTTCAATTGTCGCATCTTTCAACTCAAGACCAAGGTCTTCTGTGATAACTGTTCCGCCTGTCAAAATGGCGATATCTTCAAGCATGGCTTTGCGACGGTCACCAAAACCAGGTGCCTTAACGGCTACCACGTTGAAGGTTCCACGAATCTTGTTCAAAACAAGAGTTGGAAGAGCCTCACCATCTACATCATCCGCAATAATCAAGAGTGGACGATTGCTTTGGAGAATGCTTTCTAGAAGTGGCAAGATTTCTTGGATATTTGAAATCTTCTTATCAGTAATTAAAATATATGGATTTTCAAGGTCAGCCACCATTTTTTCGCTATCTGTCACCATGTACTGTGAAAGGTAACCACGGTCAAACTGCATACCTTCTACAACTTCAAGTTCTGTTTCCATACCACGTGACTCTTCTATAGTGATGACTCCGTCTTTGCCAACTTTTTCCATGGCTTCAGAGATGTATTCACCTACTTTTTCGGAACGAGAAGATACGGCTGCAACCTGAGCGATAGCTTCTTTGTTGGCAACAGGAATGGCGTTGTTTTTCAAGGCTTCAACTGCTGCAGCAACTGCTGTTTCAATCCCACGACGAATTCCGATTGGATTTGCACCTGCTGTGACGTTTTTGATTCCTTCACGGACAATTGCTTGGGTCAATACAGTTGCAGTTGTTGTTCCGTCACCAGCGATATCATTGGTTTTTGAAGCTACTTCTGATACCAATTTGGCACCCATATTTTCAAAATGGTCTTCCAATTCGATTTCTTTGGCAATGGTCACACCGTCATTGGTAATCAAGGGTGAGCCAAATGATTTTTCCAACACAACGTTACGACCTTTTGGTCCCAAGGTTACTTTAACAGTGTCTGCAAGGATATCGACACCACGGACCATAGCTGAACGGGCATCTGATGAAAATTTAATTTCTTTTGACATACTTACTTTCTCCTTCTATTCTTCAATGATAGCCAAGATGTTAGCTTCGCCTACGATGATGTACTTTTCATCGCCATCTTTGACATCAAGACCTGCGTGAGCTTCAACTAAGACACGGTCTCCAGCTTTAACACTTGGAGCAACCAAGTCACCGTTCAAGGTACGAACACCTTGTCCAGTAGCCACTACTGTAGCTGTTTTCGTTTCTTCTTGGGCTGATTTTGCGAGGACAAAGCCTCCAACAGTTTGTTCTTTTTCTTCAATTTTCAAGACCACACGGTCTCCTAATGGTTTCAACATCTGCTTTCCTCCATGATGAGATAGATATTATTAGCACTCTTTATACCTGAGTGCTAATTCATAGTTCTATTGTATCACTTGGTCAGAAATAGTCAAGAAAAAAGTCTGACTTTCTCAAGATAAAAAGCCTGAGACCAACTCAGACTTTTTAATGCTTAAAATGGCAATTCTTCCTCTTCCAAAACCAAATCCGCCAAATCTTGTCCTGCATTATTTTCACGCATGGCACGTTGAGCACGACTTTCCAAGAGTTGGAATCCAGTAACAAGTACTTCGGTCACGTAGTTCATCTGACCATTTTTCTCAAAACGACGGGTACGTAATTCTCCATCCACTGAAATAAGACTACCTTTGGTTGCGTAGCTTGCCAAGCTTTCTGCTAGTCTGCCCCATAGGACCATATTAACAAAATCAACTTCGCGCTCCCCATTTTGGTCTTTGTAACGACGATTTACAGCGATAGTTGCTCGCGCTACTGACTTGTCATTGTTGGTTTTGTGCAATTCTGGTGTAGACGTCAAGCGTCCGATTAAGATAACTTTATTATACATATTTTCTTCCTCCTACTTATCTATTCGTAAGAAATCAAAAAAAAGTTACAGAAATTTGTAACTTTCGAGGAATTTTTTAGTTTTTATGAACCATGAAACCTGTCGCCTGTTGATTAGCCATAATGGTCATATCTGTAATTTGCACACGACGAGGTTGACTAGTCACATAGACCACTGTATCTGCAATATCCTGAGCTTGCAAGGCTTCGATTCCTTGGTAAACGGACGCAGCCCGCTCTTTATCACCGTGAAAACGCACTGTAGAAAAATCTGTTTCGACAATTCCAGGCTGAATGGTTGTCACCTTGATATCCGTTGCGATGGTATCAATTCGCAGTCCATCTGAAAAGGTCTTAACTGCTGCCTTGGTAGCTGAATAAACTGCTGCACCTGCATAGGCGTAGATTCCTGCGGTTGACCCCATGTTGATGATATGTCCTTGATTGGCTTTTACCATTGTTGGCAAGAAACAGCGAGTGACTGCCATCAAACCTTTGACATTGGTATCCAACATAGTTAACATATCCAACTCTTCATAGTCTTGATAAGGTGCTAAACCTAGAGCCAGTCCGGCATTGTTGACCAGAATATCAATCTGACCTATCGTTTCTAGAATATCAGAGCAGACAGTCTTTACCACAGTCATATCCGTGACATCTAGTGGAAAGGTCCAGACGGTTTGATTTGGAAAAGTTTCTGCAAACTCCGACTTAAGGATTTCTAATCGGTCTATCCGTCGACCTGTTAGAACGACATTCTCACCCTGCTCCAGATAAGCACGCGCAATTGCTTCACCAATACCTGATGTCGCTCCTGTAATCACTACATTTTTTGCCATCTTATTTCCTTCTAGCTGGTCTATCAGATACTAACAAGTGCCTAGGCAGTCCAGTGTTTAGCTGGATCAAATGGTGTTCCGACAACTTGGTCTTCTGATAATTCGATAACACCACGTTTTTGCGGAGCATTTGGCAGATGCAATTCACGAGGGCTACACATCATACCAAAACTCTTTTCACCACGAAGTTCGCCTGGGAAAATGAGATTGCCTTTTGGCATCATGGCTCCAGGAAGAGCTACAATGGTTTTCAAACCGACACGCGCATTGGGAGCTCCTGCAACAATTTGCACTGTCTTGTCACTTGCAACTGCAACTTGGCAGATGTTAAGGTGGTCACTATCTGGATGAGCTACCATCTCGACAATCTCACCAACAACAAACTTAGGTTCCTTGTCATTGACAATTTCTTCTGCAAAACCTTCCGTTTGTAATTCTTGGTTCAAACGAACTACTTGTGTATCTGATAAAAAGACTTGACCGCGCTCTGCAATTTCAAATAAACTTGAAACTTCGAAAATATTCCAAGCCACTGTTTCCCCATTATCTTTGAGGAAAACACGAGCTACCTTGCCTTTGCGCTCCACATCTAGTTTGGCATCTCCGCTATTTTTCACGATGACCATAAGGACATCACCGACATGTTCTTTATTATATGTAAAAATCATTGTTTCCTTTTTCTCCTATTTCAGTCCTGCTAAAAAGTCGTTAATTTGTTGCTTGCTTTTACGGTCGCGATTAACAAAACGACCGATTTCCTTGTCTTTTTCTAGAACTACAAGGCTAGGGATTCCATAAACATCCCAGAGTTTGGCTAGATCCATATACTGATCTCGATCCACTCGAATAAAGTTGAACTCTGGATTGGTCTCCTCAATTTCTGGTAAGGCAGGATAGATATAACGGCAATCGCCACACCAGTCCGCCACAAAAAGGAAAACCTTCTTGCCATCTTTTTCTACTAAAGATGCCAATTCTTCTAAACTTGCTGGTTGTATCATAAGACTTCCTCCTCATAGACTAGGTCTTCATTTTCATAGACAAAGGTATAATGACGGCCATCCTCAAAAATGACGCCACCAACCAAGCTCTCCAGACTGCTTTCATAAACTTGAACATAGAGGGTCGCAATTTCCCCCATGTCTGAAAAATGGTCTCGCACAATCGCTGTCAACTCTTCCTGAGTCTTCATGAGTTTACGGTCATCTGCAACTTTTTTCGTAGCAAGGGCAAGGCTCCCAATACCAAGCAGAGCCAGACTTGCCATCCACATTTTTTTAGCTTTCATACCATTCATTTTAACACAAAAAAGGCTTTAGGACAAATGAAGAAGAAGCAGAAAAGCAAGTAAAAAGCCTCTTCCTTAAAGGAAAAGGACTTCTTATACTAGAGCAAACTAGGAAGCTAGCCGCAGGTTGCTCAAAGCACTGCTTTGAGGTTGTGGATGAAGCTCACGTGGTTTGAAGAGATTTTCGAAGAGTATTATTCTTATTGCCAGGCGCCTGAGTTACCAACGTAATAACCATCAGGGGTGTAGGTATTGCGAAGCATCTTACCTGATGAAGCCAGATAATACCACTTACCATTGTCTTTGACCCAATCATTCGCAATCATGGCACCAGAAGAACTTACATAATACCATTCTCCCTTGTCATAAACCCAAGTGCTTGCTTTCATGGCTCCTGAATTTGATAAATAGTACCACTTGCCTTGATCGTAAAGCCAGTCACTCGCAATCATGGCTCCTGATGATTTAAAGGCATACCAGTTGCTACCTTGATAAAGCCAAGTTTGATTGAACATGACTCCTTTATCATTCATAAAGTACCAAGTTCCCTTGTCCTTAACCCAATCTTTCTGCACTAATTGGCCTTGTTTTTGATAGTACCAGTTTTGGTTTGATTTTAGCCAGCTTTCTGCTTTTACAATCGGATAAAGTTCTTTGAAAGATCCTCCATCATATTTACGACTGATAGACTTTTGTTTTTCAAGCTTCAACTCACCATTGTCATAGTCTGCCCAAGCATAGACTTTTTGACCATTGACAGTCTCTGGTAAGGTAGCAGTGTAAGTCTTGGTTTGATAATCCCATTTAGCATCGAGGTAAGTGTATTGATCATTTGATTCTTCAATACGATAGTAACCTCTCTTTCCACTATCATTATGAATATCATCCACAACTTTCGTTGACCAGGTCTTTACTTCATTTCCGCTCTTGGCTTCTACCTTGATATCTCCTCTATAGCCATATGGAACATAGAAATTCAGGTAACGCCCCTCTACGCCCATCATAGACTTGTCCTTTTCTTGACCTAGGAAATTGACAGTTTGATCTTGACCATCGAGACTAACCGTCCACTCGATTTTCTCGGTTTTTGGCAAATCCAAGACTTTGATATCCACTTCATGACCATTGTTAAACCGAAGAATCTTGCCATCTTGATACTGCACTCCACACTTAACAACCCATTCTTCTTTAAGCTCAAATGCCTGCCCTGAATGTGGAAAAACCAGTAAAGCTAGACCAGCTAGAGACAAACCAAATAATGTGATTTTTTTCATCGTAGATCCTCCTTAGGATTTTTTATGTTAATTATATCACTATGTTTTTATTTTGCAACTCATATCCTAAATATGCAAGCAAAAAACCTCTGAGATTCTTCTCAAAGGTTCTGATTTTGCTAATTACTGTTCTCAACTGCTGCAGTAACAAAGGCAGTGTAGAGTTCTTCTGGGCGGTTTGGACGACTTGACAGTTCAGGGTGATACTGACACGCTACAAAGAATTTATTTTCAGGAATTTCCACGATTTCTACCAAACGATTATCTGGAGAAACTCCTGAAAAGACAAAGCCTGCTGCCTCAAACTGCTCACGGAAGGCATTGTTAAACTCATAACGGTGACGGTGACGGCGTTGTACCACTTCTTGATTGTGATAAGCAGCCGCAGCCTTAGAGCCACGTTTCAACTTAGATGGATAAAGTCCCAAGCGAAGGGTTCCCCCCATATCCTCAACATCAATCTGATCACGCATGATATCAATGATAGGGTATTTTGTTTCTGGTGCAAGCTCTGCAGAATTGGCACCTTCAAGACCCAAAACGTGACGAGCAAATTCGATACAAGTTAACTGCATGCCCAAGCAGACACCTAACATTGGAACATCATTTTCACGCGCATAGCGAATGGCTTGGATTTTCCCTTCCGTACCACGTTGACCAAAACCACCTGGTACGATAATTCCGTCCGCATCAGACAAGAGCTCCGCCACATTCTCTGCTGTCACATCATTGGCATTGATCCAATTTATCTTAACTTCTGCGTCGTTGGCATAACCAGAGTGTTTCAAGGCTTCAACCACAGAAATGTAGGCATCTTGCAATTCCACATACTTACCGACAAGGGAAATCTTAACTTGTTTCTTGAGGTTCATGACCTTGTCCACCATGGCTGACCATTCTGTCATATCTGCTACCGGTGCGTCTAATTTCAAATGGTCACAGACAATTTGGTCCATAC from Streptococcus mitis encodes:
- the recX gene encoding recombination regulator RecX — translated: MKITKLEKKKRLYLMELDNGDKCYITEDTIVRFMLSRDKVISEEELKEIQDFAQFSYGKNLALYHLSFKARTEKEVREYLKKYDIDEDIVSQVIANLKEENWINDGQYAYATINANQLSGDKGPYVLTQKLAQRGISKSTIEETLKEFDFSEVAQRIANKLLKKYEGKLPARALQDKIIQNLTNKGFSYSDAKSAFDELDSQVDEETTQELIFKELDKQYAKYAQKYEGYELKQRLTQVLARKGYDFSDIASALREYL
- a CDS encoding DUF402 domain-containing protein, which gives rise to MKLPKEGDFITIQSYKHDGSLHRTWRDTMVLKTTENAIIGVNDHTLVTESDGRRWVTREPAIVYFHKKYWFNIIAMIRDNGISYYCNMASPYYLDEEALKYIDYDLDVKIFTDGEKRLLDVEEYERHKRKMNYSDDLDYILKEHVKILVDWINNGRGPFSEAYVNIWYKRYVELKNR
- a CDS encoding epoxyqueuosine reductase QueH, which translates into the protein MIDVEEILSKMNPNQKINYDRVMQKMVQVWEKNEQRPTILMHVCCAPCSTYTLEYLTKYADVTIYFANSNIHPKAEYHKRAYVTQKFVSDFNERTGNTVQYLEAPYEPNEYRKLVRGLEEEPEGGDRCKVCFDYRLDKTAQVAMDLGFDYFGSALTISPHKNSQTINSIGIDVQKIYTTHYLPSDFKKNQGYKRSVEMCEEYDIYRQCYCGCVYAAQAQNIDLVQVKKDATAFLLDKDVEKDYSHIKFTVTKLDI
- the groL gene encoding chaperonin GroEL (60 kDa chaperone family; promotes refolding of misfolded polypeptides especially under stressful conditions; forms two stacked rings of heptamers to form a barrel-shaped 14mer; ends can be capped by GroES; misfolded proteins enter the barrel where they are refolded when GroES binds), whose translation is MSKEIKFSSDARSAMVRGVDILADTVKVTLGPKGRNVVLEKSFGSPLITNDGVTIAKEIELEDHFENMGAKLVSEVASKTNDIAGDGTTTATVLTQAIVREGIKNVTAGANPIGIRRGIETAVAAAVEALKNNAIPVANKEAIAQVAAVSSRSEKVGEYISEAMEKVGKDGVITIEESRGMETELEVVEGMQFDRGYLSQYMVTDSEKMVADLENPYILITDKKISNIQEILPLLESILQSNRPLLIIADDVDGEALPTLVLNKIRGTFNVVAVKAPGFGDRRKAMLEDIAILTGGTVITEDLGLELKDATIEALGQAARVTVDKDSTVIVEGAGNPEAISHRVAVIKSQIETTTSEFDREKLQERLAKLSGGVAVIKVGAATETELKEMKLRIEDALNATRAAVEEGIVAGGGTALVNVIPAVADLELAGDEATGRNIVLRALEEPVRQIAHNAGFEGSIVIDRLKNAELGTGFNAATGEWVNMIDQGIIDPVKVSRSALQNAASVASLILTTEAVVANKPEPAAPAPAIDPSMMGGMM
- the groES gene encoding co-chaperone GroES, producing MLKPLGDRVVLKIEEKEQTVGGFVLAKSAQEETKTATVVATGQGVRTLNGDLVAPSVKAGDRVLVEAHAGLDVKDGDEKYIIVGEANILAIIEE
- a CDS encoding single-stranded DNA-binding protein; its protein translation is MYNKVILIGRLTSTPELHKTNNDKSVARATIAVNRRYKDQNGEREVDFVNMVLWGRLAESLASYATKGSLISVDGELRTRRFEKNGQMNYVTEVLVTGFQLLESRAQRAMRENNAGQDLADLVLEEEELPF
- a CDS encoding SDR family NAD(P)-dependent oxidoreductase — its product is MAKNVVITGATSGIGEAIARAYLEQGENVVLTGRRIDRLEILKSEFAETFPNQTVWTFPLDVTDMTVVKTVCSDILETIGQIDILVNNAGLALGLAPYQDYEELDMLTMLDTNVKGLMAVTRCFLPTMVKANQGHIINMGSTAGIYAYAGAAVYSATKAAVKTFSDGLRIDTIATDIKVTTIQPGIVETDFSTVRFHGDKERAASVYQGIEALQAQDIADTVVYVTSQPRRVQITDMTIMANQQATGFMVHKN
- the ytpR gene encoding YtpR family tRNA-binding protein — protein: MIFTYNKEHVGDVLMVIVKNSGDAKLDVERKGKVARVFLKDNGETVAWNIFEVSSLFEIAERGQVFLSDTQVVRLNQELQTEGFAEEIVNDKEPKFVVGEIVEMVAHPDSDHLNICQVAVASDKTVQIVAGAPNARVGLKTIVALPGAMMPKGNLIFPGELRGEKSFGMMCSPRELHLPNAPQKRGVIELSEDQVVGTPFDPAKHWTA
- a CDS encoding thioredoxin family protein, with product MIQPASLEELASLVEKDGKKVFLFVADWCGDCRYIYPALPEIEETNPEFNFIRVDRDQYMDLAKLWDVYGIPSLVVLEKDKEIGRFVNRDRKSKQQINDFLAGLK
- a CDS encoding DUF4651 domain-containing protein translates to MNGMKAKKMWMASLALLGIGSLALATKKVADDRKLMKTQEELTAIVRDHFSDMGEIATLYVQVYESSLESLVGGVIFEDGRHYTFVYENEDLVYEEEVL
- a CDS encoding N-acetylmuramoyl-L-alanine amidase family protein, yielding MKKITLFGLSLAGLALLVFPHSGQAFELKEEWVVKCGVQYQDGKILRFNNGHEVDIKVLDLPKTEKIEWTVSLDGQDQTVNFLGQEKDKSMMGVEGRYLNFYVPYGYRGDIKVEAKSGNEVKTWSTKVVDDIHNDSGKRGYYRIEESNDQYTYLDAKWDYQTKTYTATLPETVNGQKVYAWADYDNGELKLEKQKSISRKYDGGSFKELYPIVKAESWLKSNQNWYYQKQGQLVQKDWVKDKGTWYFMNDKGVMFNQTWLYQGSNWYAFKSSGAMIASDWLYDQGKWYYLSNSGAMKASTWVYDKGEWYYVSSSGAMIANDWVKDNGKWYYLASSGKMLRNTYTPDGYYVGNSGAWQ
- a CDS encoding CTP synthase is translated as MSTKYIFVTGGVVSSIGKGIVAASLGRLLKNRGLKVTIQKFDPYINIDPGTMSPYQHGEVFVTDDGAETDLDLGHYERFIDINLNKYSNVTTGKIYSEVLRKERRGEYLGATVQVIPHITDALKEKIKRAALTTDSNVIITEVGGTVGDIESLPFLEALRQMKADVGADNVMYIHTTLLPYLKAAGEMKTKPTQHSVKELRGLGIQPNMLVIRTEEPAGQGIKNKLAQFCDVAPEAVIESLDVEHLYQIPLNLQAQGMDQIVCDHLKLDAPVADMTEWSAMVDKVMNLKKQVKISLVGKYVELQDAYISVVEALKHSGYANDAEVKINWINANDVTAENVAELLSDADGIIVPGGFGQRGTEGKIQAIRYARENDVPMLGVCLGMQLTCIEFARHVLGLEGANSAELAPETKYPIIDIMRDQIDVEDMGGTLRLGLYPSKLKRGSKAAAAYHNQEVVQRRHRHRYEFNNAFREQFEAAGFVFSGVSPDNRLVEIVEIPENKFFVACQYHPELSSRPNRPEELYTAFVTAAVENSN